From one Melioribacteraceae bacterium genomic stretch:
- a CDS encoding DUF2326 domain-containing protein, whose translation MYLKKFYTRPAKYFSDITFRDGINYVYGYRDKTQGKKKDSLNNLGKSSFLDLIDFTLGSDFSKDKNPRLYTAYDIGFLKGLTVYLEFESRKNHYTISRSFENSRLVKLKANNGKYKEYRLEDFRVTLCDIIFARDDYPGFYSPDWLRRLLAFYVTILKTNKKEYPDPFAYLEYTSELSLLQYHLFLLNIDNRLIYNLNVKTDEIDEKKKLANTAAKNFISVHQLKTISDVEDKIKQLKTEIEEIRERIKAYKLASSQKLNAEKANELTKTINKLSFENFSHQKKIDTYKESLSNNLSIRLSTVENIYNDFQELLGTKIRKELEEVVKFRKNLISSRKDFILEEIDKLNKEIENNKFKIDELDNQRADIFRILSTASAIKNLADANALIVSKEKEASNLEGQIKTYTVYSKQVSDLQQEVSKIESNIIELRENIRDIELEFYKIFSSIYQELYSTKTGSRLFSFSIDSNPRVKSKLKIDILNDPEKFGKGKNRGRTLVYNLSVLFYSIIKNYNAPRFLIHDGIFDGVDKVHFVDVIKFLNKQLERGYKFQYIVTLIEEGVLTDKLDPEKVAAHENIIKEAILRLTPDKPLFKKHF comes from the coding sequence ATGTATCTAAAAAAATTCTATACCCGTCCCGCAAAATATTTTTCTGACATAACATTCAGAGATGGTATAAATTACGTTTATGGTTATCGCGATAAAACACAAGGCAAGAAAAAAGATTCGTTAAATAACCTCGGCAAATCTTCCTTCCTTGATTTAATTGATTTTACGCTTGGTTCTGATTTTTCTAAAGATAAAAACCCAAGATTATATACAGCCTACGATATAGGTTTCTTAAAAGGTCTAACTGTTTATTTGGAGTTTGAGTCCCGCAAAAATCATTATACTATTTCTCGTTCATTCGAAAACTCCCGGCTTGTAAAACTCAAAGCGAATAATGGAAAATATAAAGAATATCGTTTAGAAGATTTTCGTGTTACTCTTTGCGATATAATTTTTGCCCGTGATGATTATCCCGGTTTTTATTCACCTGATTGGCTTAGACGGTTGCTCGCTTTTTATGTAACAATACTAAAGACTAATAAAAAAGAATATCCTGATCCCTTTGCCTATCTTGAATACACAAGCGAACTCTCACTCCTGCAATATCATCTTTTTTTGCTAAATATAGATAACCGTCTTATATATAATCTAAACGTCAAGACTGATGAAATTGATGAAAAGAAAAAACTTGCAAATACAGCAGCAAAAAACTTTATATCTGTTCATCAATTAAAAACAATATCTGATGTTGAAGATAAAATCAAACAATTAAAGACAGAAATTGAGGAAATACGCGAACGGATAAAAGCATACAAATTAGCATCCTCTCAAAAGTTGAATGCAGAAAAGGCTAACGAGCTAACCAAAACAATAAACAAACTTTCTTTTGAGAACTTTTCGCATCAAAAGAAAATTGATACATACAAAGAAAGCCTCTCGAATAATCTCTCAATCCGGTTAAGCACTGTTGAAAATATTTACAATGATTTTCAAGAACTACTCGGCACTAAAATCAGAAAGGAACTCGAGGAAGTCGTTAAGTTTCGTAAAAATCTTATTTCATCACGCAAAGATTTTATACTTGAAGAAATTGATAAGCTGAATAAGGAAATAGAAAACAATAAATTCAAAATTGATGAACTTGACAACCAACGCGCCGATATATTTAGAATATTGTCTACTGCAAGTGCAATTAAAAACTTAGCCGATGCCAACGCCCTTATAGTTAGTAAAGAAAAAGAAGCCAGCAACCTGGAAGGTCAGATTAAAACCTATACAGTTTACTCTAAACAAGTATCGGATTTGCAGCAAGAAGTCAGCAAAATCGAATCCAACATTATAGAACTAAGAGAAAATATTCGTGACATTGAATTGGAATTTTACAAAATATTTAGTTCAATTTATCAAGAACTTTACTCAACTAAAACCGGCTCAAGACTATTCTCTTTTTCAATTGATTCAAATCCGAGGGTTAAATCTAAACTAAAAATTGATATTCTTAATGACCCCGAAAAATTTGGGAAAGGTAAGAATAGAGGCAGAACATTAGTTTATAATCTCTCTGTTTTATTCTATTCTATAATTAAAAATTATAATGCCCCACGCTTCTTAATACACGATGGAATTTTTGACGGTGTAGATAAAGTACATTTTGTTGATGTTATCAAATTTCTGAACAAACAATTAGAACGAGGTTATAAATTCCAGTATATTGTAACACTTATTGAAGAGGGTGTATTAACTGATAAATTAGACCCGGAAAAAGTAGCTGCACACGAAAATATAATTAAAGAAGCGATATTGCGGTTAACACCGGATAAACCGTTATTTAAAAAGCATTTTTAA
- a CDS encoding helicase-related protein, which yields MNNFITNSQKKQLKTRLLELLSKSNELKFLIGFFYFSGLKELYEGLKSNNKVNLKILVGLNVDKNIRGLFEYGDKDRKISDDERIHNFYESIKKSINTDNFDRKDFYEQCKFFLQLIKDDRIILRKSYEPNHAKIYIFNLEEGQIGRSKLFITGSSNLTSAGLSSQQEFNVEISDYGFDEAENYFDELWNKAVKITEDDVLKKKLVEVLEQETLIKEITPFEAYVLVLKTYLDIFKGKGIGQRLVEVLRENDYKEYRYQLDAVQQALSVIENNNGVIIADVVGLGKTIIACATAFELKKRGIVIAPPGILGDKSKSSGWKKYLEQFHLSSLGWEAVSGGDLENVSEFVASANDIEVIIIDEAHRFRNQDTKDYEYLKNICRGKIVMLLTATPFNNRPADIFSLLKLFIVPKKSAITLDDDLEFKFKIFKSTFDKLSYIKKYHNSSDPKKRSRAETYYKALFGKKNINLSDVNNLSHTLAKEIRDVIEPVTIRRNRLDIQNNPFYKEEVKDLSIVENPQEWFFELSKEQSKFYDKIINEYFALPDEGGLLKGAIYKPFEYEKEKLDELGEEENFQYIQQFNLYDFMRRLLVKRFESSFGAFEQSLKNFIRINKAVQEFIEKTNKYILDRSLLEKIYDKDSDEIEEYLQSYSDKIRNNEYPKNHKIYKLKNFHKKDEFISDIQSDLVLFNRILKELNELNLVEKDPKTSCLINGIKKIINQNAFASEPKRKVLVFSEYADTVKYLSGLMEKEFNNRVLIVSGDLPAKKIKDINKNFDASSLEQVDDYDILLTTDKISEGFNLNRAGMVINYDIPWNPVRVIQRVGRINRISKKVFDKLYIVNFFPTEQGSDLVRSREIASQKMFLIHNALGEDAKIFDIDEEPTPSGLYNKVQQNPDFMEAESFYTKALKDFESLKEQYPELIASLAKFPPRIKVAKKYTQNELLAVIKKQRLFVHHRLYDTEDGSDNHFIKSLEEVYEKIQAEKDEPALSLSDRFWDDYEVVKNYKEMGKASRKGGSENSLQQKSINNLKYLLRVNNNETLIDFKPFIRMLLEDIFDYGTLSDYTLRRISNLNIDKHPQKTIKELSSLNRELGGSYLYDEKQRLKDLSKEIIIAIENQKPN from the coding sequence ATGAATAACTTCATCACCAATAGCCAGAAGAAACAATTAAAAACTAGACTCCTCGAACTCCTTTCAAAAAGTAATGAACTCAAATTTCTAATTGGATTTTTTTATTTCTCCGGTTTAAAGGAATTATACGAAGGTCTTAAGTCAAATAATAAAGTAAATCTAAAAATTCTTGTTGGTCTTAATGTTGATAAAAATATTCGTGGACTCTTTGAATATGGTGATAAGGATAGAAAAATTTCAGATGACGAAAGAATCCATAATTTTTATGAGTCAATTAAAAAATCAATTAACACTGATAATTTCGACCGTAAAGATTTTTATGAGCAATGTAAATTTTTCTTGCAGCTTATTAAAGATGACAGAATCATTTTAAGAAAATCTTATGAACCCAACCACGCCAAGATTTATATCTTTAATCTTGAAGAGGGGCAAATCGGACGGAGTAAATTATTTATAACCGGAAGCAGCAATCTTACTTCAGCCGGTTTAAGTTCTCAGCAAGAGTTTAATGTTGAAATAAGCGATTATGGTTTTGATGAAGCTGAAAATTATTTTGATGAACTTTGGAATAAAGCCGTTAAAATTACTGAGGATGATGTTCTAAAGAAAAAATTAGTAGAAGTTTTAGAGCAAGAGACTTTAATTAAAGAAATAACTCCGTTTGAAGCTTATGTTCTTGTTCTAAAAACTTACCTAGATATTTTTAAAGGCAAAGGAATTGGTCAAAGGCTTGTTGAAGTATTAAGAGAAAACGATTATAAGGAATACCGCTACCAATTAGACGCAGTTCAACAAGCGCTTTCTGTTATTGAAAATAATAATGGCGTAATAATCGCCGATGTAGTCGGACTTGGTAAAACTATTATTGCGTGCGCAACTGCATTTGAATTAAAAAAACGCGGAATTGTAATTGCACCTCCTGGAATCCTTGGCGATAAATCAAAATCCTCCGGGTGGAAAAAATATCTTGAACAATTTCATCTTTCAAGCCTGGGATGGGAAGCTGTTTCCGGTGGCGATCTTGAAAATGTTTCTGAGTTTGTAGCAAGCGCAAATGATATTGAAGTTATAATTATAGATGAAGCACATAGATTCAGAAATCAAGACACCAAAGATTATGAATACTTAAAAAATATTTGCCGCGGTAAAATTGTAATGCTACTAACTGCTACTCCCTTTAATAATCGTCCTGCTGATATTTTTTCTTTGCTCAAACTATTTATAGTACCTAAAAAATCTGCCATAACACTTGATGATGATCTTGAATTCAAATTCAAGATATTTAAATCAACTTTTGATAAACTTTCTTATATAAAAAAATATCATAATTCATCCGATCCCAAAAAACGTTCACGCGCAGAAACTTACTACAAAGCTTTGTTTGGAAAAAAAAATATAAATCTCAGTGATGTTAATAATCTATCACATACTCTTGCTAAGGAAATAAGAGACGTTATCGAGCCGGTAACTATTCGCCGCAACCGATTGGATATCCAAAATAATCCTTTCTATAAAGAAGAAGTCAAGGATCTTTCGATTGTTGAAAATCCGCAAGAATGGTTTTTTGAATTGAGTAAAGAACAATCAAAATTTTATGACAAAATTATTAATGAGTATTTTGCTTTACCCGATGAAGGCGGTTTATTAAAGGGCGCAATTTATAAGCCTTTTGAATATGAAAAGGAAAAATTAGATGAACTAGGCGAAGAGGAAAACTTCCAGTATATCCAGCAGTTTAACTTATACGATTTTATGAGACGTTTGCTCGTAAAAAGATTTGAAAGCTCATTCGGCGCATTTGAACAAAGTCTTAAAAATTTTATAAGAATAAATAAGGCTGTACAAGAATTTATTGAAAAGACTAATAAATATATTCTCGACAGATCATTGCTGGAAAAAATTTATGATAAGGATTCCGATGAAATTGAAGAATACTTACAATCATATTCCGATAAAATTAGAAATAATGAATACCCTAAAAATCATAAAATCTACAAACTGAAAAACTTTCATAAAAAAGATGAGTTTATTAGCGATATTCAATCAGACTTAGTTCTATTCAATCGAATTCTAAAAGAACTGAATGAATTAAATCTGGTAGAGAAAGATCCCAAAACTTCTTGTTTAATAAACGGGATAAAAAAAATAATTAATCAAAATGCATTTGCTTCTGAACCCAAAAGAAAAGTTTTAGTCTTTTCTGAATATGCAGACACAGTTAAGTATTTGTCTGGATTAATGGAGAAGGAATTTAACAATAGAGTATTAATTGTATCCGGCGATCTCCCGGCTAAAAAAATAAAAGATATAAATAAAAATTTTGATGCCTCTTCATTAGAACAAGTTGATGATTATGATATTCTGCTTACAACCGACAAAATTTCAGAGGGTTTTAACTTAAACCGTGCCGGGATGGTAATCAATTACGATATTCCCTGGAATCCTGTTCGCGTTATTCAAAGAGTTGGTAGAATAAATCGAATCAGCAAAAAAGTTTTTGATAAACTTTACATTGTAAATTTCTTTCCCACTGAGCAAGGCTCTGATCTTGTCCGTTCAAGAGAAATAGCTTCTCAAAAAATGTTTTTGATTCATAATGCCCTTGGAGAAGACGCTAAGATTTTTGATATAGATGAAGAACCAACCCCTTCCGGTTTGTACAATAAGGTTCAGCAAAATCCCGATTTTATGGAGGCTGAAAGCTTTTATACAAAAGCTTTGAAAGATTTTGAATCCCTAAAGGAACAATACCCGGAATTAATTGCCTCGCTCGCTAAATTTCCACCTAGAATTAAAGTCGCTAAAAAATATACTCAAAATGAACTGCTTGCCGTTATAAAAAAGCAAAGATTATTTGTGCATCATAGATTATATGACACGGAAGATGGTTCCGATAATCATTTTATTAAAAGTCTTGAAGAAGTTTATGAAAAGATACAAGCCGAAAAAGATGAACCGGCTTTATCTTTAAGTGATAGGTTTTGGGATGATTACGAGGTAGTAAAAAATTATAAAGAAATGGGAAAAGCTTCTCGTAAAGGCGGATCGGAAAACAGCCTTCAACAAAAATCAATTAATAATCTAAAATATTTATTAAGAGTAAACAACAATGAAACTCTTATAGATTTTAAACCCTTTATCAGAATGCTGCTGGAAGATATATTCGATTATGGTACTTTATCCGATTACACTCTTAGAAGGATTTCAAATTTAAATATCGATAAACATCCTCAAAAAACTATAAAAGAATTATCTTCATTAAATAGAGAACTTGGAGGTAGTTATCTTTATGATGAAAAGCAGAGATTAAAAGATTTATCGAAAGAAATAATTATTGCAATTGAAAACCAGAAACCAAATTAG
- a CDS encoding TaqI-like C-terminal specificity domain-containing protein produces the protein METKNLLSALIEDFSTENLTNLFRRKTTAYRQLDEEAANHNNDIFSDALLLGEIKLENDDELIIYTFKTNKTLTERSGKKAQYDLAKKILKQEQRYTAGFFIFYDDNNNFRFSLVYDIPQPNGKREWSSFKRFTYYVSKDQTNKTFLYRLDAADFSSLEKIKEAFSVEKVTKEFYTEIANWYFWALKNVKFPKDAEVEKNGKNIALIRFITRIIFIWFMKQKKLVSNTLFDKDEIKKILKSLAGNESTYYKAILQNLFFATLNTPVNERRFRKDRTFQGKNDHYMSHNYYRYHSLFNNPEDMLNIFKDIPFLNGGLFECLDKSKNDPSNDTGEEIRIDGFSDKENNQTNFPNMLFFSDEKEVDLNKDYGTAKKKYKARGLLNILHSYNFTIDENTPTDEEIALDPELLGRVFENLLASYNPETASTARKSTGSYYTPREIVNYMVDESLIAYLKNKVIEGAKSYIEIGTEQSDMFGNSARKGQLKIEEELKPTRWIDNEGKLEDELRKLVSYSEDSISFTDKETDILINAINNCKILDPAVGSGAFPMGVLHKLVLILSKLDPHNTKWKQQQITAIESNVTDPKLKRQLTDKIEENFNRNELDYGRKLYLIQNCLYGVDIQPIAIQISKLRFFISLLVDEKVQHPSSAVDNYGIEPLPNLETKLVAANTLIALPESLTLKPRAIEKLEDELFALRKRYFITSSETEKKTLEKNDREIRAQLKKLLYENGFPSEFAEQISKWDPYNTNIASGWFNPEWMFGPEVEDGFDVVIGNPPYLPLQKMDSNSKKELEKQRYKTFIKTGDIYVIFYERGNNILRHRGILTFITSRQWMHSSYGKKARNYFINYANPLKLIDLGKIKLFEAATVFVNILILQNERFQGSMLGCELKADFDFKNNSITVYFNKNSVSLTNLDDNTWKIGNEVEFNINNKITAIGKPLGEFGINFFRGITSGLNDAFYVGESIKKELIKKDSKNKNIIRPLLRGKDIKRYNYTYQNIYLINTHNGVREFNIPRINVIKDYPSVYDYLKQFKKELEVRQDQGAHWTNLRNCAFLNEFEKEKIVWLEISDKANFAYDSQGMYLTNSAYFLTGKNLKYILAILNSKLSDYHFFQITAKIAGGRKRYTKQYVGQIRIPEISENDQKPFTNLVDKILATKKQNPQANTKHIEDHIDIMVYKLYNLTYEEVEIIDPQIGSIINKEDYDKFEIK, from the coding sequence ATGGAAACTAAAAATTTACTCTCAGCTCTTATTGAAGATTTTTCCACCGAAAATCTTACCAATCTATTCCGCCGGAAAACAACCGCCTACCGGCAATTAGACGAGGAAGCAGCCAATCACAACAACGATATTTTCTCAGATGCTCTGCTGCTTGGCGAAATAAAACTAGAAAACGATGACGAATTAATAATTTACACTTTTAAAACAAACAAGACTCTTACCGAACGATCCGGTAAAAAAGCACAGTATGATTTAGCAAAAAAAATATTAAAACAAGAACAGCGTTACACTGCCGGTTTCTTTATCTTTTATGATGACAATAACAATTTCCGTTTTTCTCTTGTCTATGATATACCACAGCCAAACGGTAAAAGAGAATGGAGCAGCTTTAAAAGATTCACTTATTACGTCAGCAAAGATCAGACAAATAAAACTTTTCTCTATCGTTTAGATGCTGCAGATTTTTCTTCTCTCGAAAAAATTAAAGAAGCTTTCTCTGTTGAAAAAGTTACTAAAGAATTTTACACAGAAATTGCAAATTGGTATTTCTGGGCGCTTAAAAATGTAAAGTTTCCTAAAGATGCCGAGGTGGAAAAGAATGGAAAGAACATAGCTTTAATCCGTTTTATAACACGAATTATTTTCATCTGGTTTATGAAACAGAAAAAGTTGGTATCTAATACCCTGTTTGATAAAGATGAGATTAAAAAAATATTAAAATCCCTTGCCGGTAATGAAAGCACATATTATAAAGCAATTTTGCAAAACCTGTTTTTCGCAACGCTAAACACCCCGGTTAATGAAAGAAGGTTTAGAAAAGACCGCACATTTCAAGGTAAGAATGATCATTATATGTCGCATAACTATTACCGGTATCATTCTTTGTTTAATAATCCGGAAGATATGCTGAATATTTTCAAAGATATTCCTTTTTTAAACGGCGGTCTTTTTGAATGCCTCGATAAAAGCAAAAATGATCCTTCGAATGATACCGGGGAAGAAATTAGAATTGACGGTTTCTCAGATAAAGAAAACAACCAAACCAATTTTCCAAATATGCTTTTCTTTTCTGATGAAAAAGAAGTTGACTTAAACAAAGATTACGGCACAGCAAAGAAAAAATATAAAGCAAGAGGTCTGCTTAACATTCTTCATTCTTACAATTTTACAATTGATGAAAACACACCAACAGATGAAGAAATCGCGCTTGATCCGGAGTTATTAGGAAGAGTATTTGAAAATCTTTTAGCAAGCTACAATCCCGAAACCGCGTCAACTGCGCGTAAATCTACCGGAAGCTATTACACTCCCCGTGAAATTGTTAATTATATGGTTGACGAGTCTTTAATTGCTTATCTCAAAAATAAAGTTATAGAAGGAGCTAAAAGCTACATTGAGATCGGAACAGAACAATCCGATATGTTTGGTAATTCTGCACGCAAAGGACAGCTTAAAATTGAAGAGGAACTTAAACCTACCCGTTGGATTGATAACGAGGGTAAACTTGAAGATGAATTAAGAAAACTCGTTTCTTATTCGGAAGATTCTATTTCTTTCACCGACAAAGAAACAGACATTTTAATAAACGCAATTAACAATTGTAAAATTCTCGATCCAGCTGTTGGCTCCGGCGCATTTCCTATGGGAGTTCTGCATAAACTCGTTTTAATTTTGTCCAAACTCGATCCTCATAATACAAAATGGAAGCAACAGCAAATAACCGCAATAGAAAGTAATGTAACCGACCCGAAACTTAAACGTCAGCTAACGGATAAAATTGAAGAAAACTTTAACCGAAATGAACTTGATTACGGAAGAAAACTTTATCTGATACAAAATTGTCTTTACGGAGTTGATATACAGCCAATAGCAATTCAGATTTCAAAACTTCGTTTTTTCATCTCTCTTTTAGTAGATGAAAAAGTCCAGCATCCTTCAAGTGCAGTTGACAACTACGGTATAGAACCTTTACCTAACCTCGAGACAAAACTTGTTGCCGCTAATACACTGATAGCCTTACCGGAAAGTCTTACTCTTAAACCCCGTGCAATTGAAAAGTTAGAAGATGAACTTTTCGCTTTAAGAAAAAGATACTTTATCACCAGCTCCGAAACTGAAAAGAAAACACTTGAGAAAAATGACAGAGAAATAAGAGCGCAGTTAAAGAAGCTATTATATGAAAATGGTTTCCCTTCAGAATTTGCCGAACAAATATCAAAATGGGATCCGTATAATACAAATATTGCATCCGGCTGGTTTAACCCTGAGTGGATGTTTGGTCCGGAAGTGGAAGATGGATTTGATGTGGTGATTGGGAACCCACCATATTTACCTTTGCAAAAAATGGATTCTAATTCAAAAAAAGAATTAGAAAAACAACGGTACAAAACTTTTATTAAAACTGGCGATATTTACGTCATATTTTATGAAAGAGGAAATAATATTTTAAGACACAGAGGTATCTTAACTTTTATTACTTCCCGGCAATGGATGCATTCAAGTTATGGAAAAAAAGCACGGAATTATTTTATAAATTATGCAAATCCACTCAAACTAATCGACTTAGGGAAAATTAAGTTATTTGAAGCCGCAACGGTTTTTGTAAATATATTAATTCTTCAAAATGAAAGATTTCAAGGAAGTATGTTGGGTTGTGAATTAAAAGCAGATTTCGATTTCAAGAACAATAGCATTACAGTTTATTTTAATAAAAACTCGGTAAGTTTAACAAATCTTGATGATAATACGTGGAAGATTGGGAATGAAGTAGAGTTTAATATAAACAATAAAATTACTGCTATTGGGAAACCATTAGGTGAGTTTGGCATTAACTTCTTCAGAGGGATTACTTCTGGTTTGAATGATGCATTTTATGTTGGCGAGAGCATAAAGAAAGAGCTAATCAAGAAAGATTCTAAGAATAAAAATATCATTAGACCTCTATTACGAGGGAAAGACATAAAAAGATATAACTATACTTATCAAAACATTTATCTAATAAATACACATAATGGAGTTAGAGAATTTAATATTCCGCGTATTAATGTTATTAAAGATTATCCCTCAGTTTACGATTACCTTAAACAATTTAAAAAAGAATTAGAAGTGCGTCAAGATCAAGGTGCCCACTGGACGAATTTACGAAATTGTGCATTTCTTAATGAATTTGAGAAAGAAAAAATAGTATGGCTTGAAATATCTGATAAAGCTAACTTTGCTTATGATAGTCAAGGAATGTACCTAACCAATTCAGCTTATTTTCTAACTGGTAAAAATCTTAAATATATTTTAGCAATCCTAAATTCAAAACTCTCAGATTACCATTTCTTTCAGATTACGGCTAAAATTGCCGGTGGAAGAAAGCGTTATACTAAACAATATGTTGGTCAAATAAGAATTCCCGAAATTAGTGAAAATGATCAGAAACCATTTACAAATCTTGTCGATAAAATATTAGCAACCAAAAAACAAAATCCACAAGCGAATACAAAACACATAGAAGATCATATAGATATAATGGTTTATAAACTCTATAACCTCACTTACGAAGAAGTTGAGATTATCGATCCACAAATTGGCAGCATTATAAACAAAGAGGATTATGATAAATTTGAGATTAAATAG
- a CDS encoding SIR2 family protein — translation MEHFSFLLGSGFSIPFGYYSTPELNNILCSVKKNDIQVHTSGNARFLFGEEDPNGWFTRTREKRFVEEFLNFYNTEIIPNQNFHYEKFFDYYSELRRSEGDLEKFNEFVSKFNEQEEFKYDGQQLLFEFNEIFQQLLAQLLTKWVESVSYVEPYHSQYKNFFYLLKNISDEFKIHIHTLNHDLLMEQFSHSDVIGNNFSDGFEELGSPYYGKYSLETPVRELDEVIRKVFTYTVRLRRFTNEYSNKFCLYKLHGSIDNFAYHIGDDEFETIKLLRGVNPFELLHESTKDGKIVYESSMINLYPEFLSGTLEKTRFYKQKRYFKPIFHHFENNLKNSDYLIIIGYGCGDEEINKIIIEHFLSKNNSKIIMIGKSKPECTITSHERVKYYDKGIEGLKIDEIKSFFGID, via the coding sequence ATGGAGCATTTTTCTTTTCTACTTGGTTCTGGCTTTTCTATTCCTTTCGGCTATTATTCAACTCCTGAACTTAATAATATATTATGTTCAGTTAAGAAGAATGATATTCAAGTTCATACAAGCGGTAACGCAAGATTCTTATTTGGTGAAGAAGATCCCAACGGATGGTTTACAAGAACTAGAGAAAAACGCTTTGTCGAGGAATTCTTAAACTTTTACAATACTGAAATTATCCCCAACCAAAACTTTCATTATGAAAAATTCTTTGATTACTATTCCGAATTAAGAAGAAGTGAAGGTGATCTCGAAAAATTTAATGAATTTGTAAGTAAGTTCAATGAACAAGAAGAATTTAAGTACGATGGCCAACAATTACTTTTTGAATTCAATGAAATATTTCAACAATTATTGGCACAACTATTAACCAAATGGGTTGAATCTGTCTCTTATGTTGAACCATACCATTCACAATATAAAAATTTCTTTTATTTATTAAAGAATATTTCAGACGAATTCAAAATCCATATTCATACTCTGAACCACGATTTGTTGATGGAGCAATTTTCTCATAGTGATGTAATTGGTAATAATTTTTCAGACGGTTTTGAAGAATTAGGCTCTCCATATTATGGTAAATATTCACTCGAAACACCAGTTCGTGAATTAGATGAAGTTATTCGAAAAGTTTTTACATATACCGTACGCTTAAGAAGATTTACTAATGAATATTCGAATAAGTTTTGTCTTTATAAGCTTCACGGTAGCATAGACAATTTTGCATATCATATTGGAGATGATGAATTTGAAACCATAAAACTTTTACGTGGAGTTAATCCATTCGAATTATTACACGAATCGACTAAAGATGGAAAAATAGTATATGAATCGTCAATGATAAATCTATACCCTGAATTTCTTTCCGGTACCTTAGAAAAAACAAGATTCTATAAACAAAAAAGATATTTTAAACCAATTTTTCATCATTTCGAGAACAATCTAAAAAATTCAGATTACCTAATTATTATTGGTTATGGATGTGGTGATGAAGAAATCAACAAAATTATCATTGAACATTTCTTATCTAAGAATAATTCAAAAATCATTATGATTGGTAAGTCTAAACCAGAATGTACCATCACAAGTCATGAACGAGTAAAATACTATGATAAAGGTATAGAAGGATTGAAAATAGATGAAATTAAGTCTTTCTTCGGCATTGATTGA
- a CDS encoding DUF3800 domain-containing protein: MMKTYNLYCDESTHIEHDEHPYMLLSYVSIPYHQLKIHKEYLKDLKERHNFYSEIKWSKVSHSKQEFYLELVDYFFSTDILFRAVVVEKNKIRNHAFDQDYNTFYYKMYYQLIHHKIDMSANYNIYLDIKDDLSRLKIRKLKEILNYNYGVIRNLQSIHSKESIFMQLTDFLMGAVNYRLRGLSKVTTKIHIIEKIEKECGHSLCIPTLPSEQKFNLFFIDLK, from the coding sequence ATGATGAAAACTTATAACCTATACTGTGATGAAAGTACTCACATAGAACATGACGAGCATCCGTACATGTTATTATCCTATGTTTCAATTCCATACCACCAACTTAAAATTCATAAAGAATATCTAAAGGATCTTAAAGAAAGACATAATTTTTATTCGGAAATAAAGTGGTCAAAAGTTTCCCATTCCAAGCAAGAATTTTATTTAGAACTTGTTGATTACTTTTTCTCAACAGATATTCTCTTTCGTGCAGTGGTTGTCGAAAAAAATAAAATCCGCAACCATGCCTTTGACCAAGATTATAACACCTTCTATTATAAAATGTACTATCAACTTATCCATCATAAAATTGATATGTCGGCAAACTATAATATTTACCTAGATATAAAAGATGATCTAAGTAGGTTGAAAATTAGAAAACTCAAAGAAATTCTAAATTATAATTATGGTGTTATTAGAAATTTACAATCAATACATTCTAAAGAATCTATCTTTATGCAATTAACCGATTTTCTCATGGGCGCAGTTAATTATCGTCTTCGCGGTTTGTCGAAAGTAACAACTAAAATTCACATTATCGAAAAGATTGAAAAAGAATGTGGTCATTCTTTATGCATACCAACGTTACCAAGTGAACAAAAGTTTAACTTATTTTTTATCGATCTAAAGTAA